One Lentibacillus cibarius DNA window includes the following coding sequences:
- a CDS encoding thiamine pyrophosphate-binding protein produces MSIAETARQTKTMTGAQAIVECMKMEGIADVFCVPGESYLPLLDALHDEASIRLISARHESGAAFMAEAYAKSRLKPGVVMATRGVGAANLSIGVHTAYQDSTPMVVFLGQVHSNFRGREGFQEVDLDRYFGHIAKWTVEVKDADRMPELVQRAFRMAQTGRPGPVVISLPEDVLPSEAAMTFGPPTIKPKPAPSQEEIDRVKELVSKAEKPLIIAGGGVKSAQAEDALVTFAESYHLPVIAAFRRHDVFPNDHPLYAGHLGLGTNPNILETVEEADLIIALGTRLSEVTTQDYKIITPDKQLIHIDISYDTIGKVYSPDIGIAADVKEALKGFSEMEIQPRWTGWADKRHKEYERVSHIDISHNDVINKHIMAMLNNTLPEDALLTNDAGNFAGWLHAYYTFTKKHTYVGPTSGAMGYGMPAALGAKLAFPKKPVVALSGDGGFMMTVQELETAVRHHIPVICVVFNNQMYGTIRMHQEIHYPEKVIGTDLGNVSFADLAASVGADGHTADTPGEFAQVLETAMKTERPTVIEVFTNKEQISVSSTITQIRNRVQE; encoded by the coding sequence GTGAGTATTGCAGAAACGGCACGACAAACGAAAACGATGACCGGGGCACAGGCTATTGTTGAATGCATGAAAATGGAAGGAATAGCTGATGTGTTTTGTGTTCCCGGGGAAAGTTACTTGCCACTTTTGGATGCGCTTCATGACGAAGCGTCTATTCGACTTATATCTGCCAGACATGAAAGCGGTGCAGCCTTCATGGCAGAAGCGTATGCAAAATCCAGGTTGAAGCCAGGTGTTGTGATGGCAACGCGTGGGGTCGGTGCAGCCAATTTGTCCATTGGTGTACATACGGCGTATCAGGATTCTACCCCCATGGTTGTTTTCCTTGGCCAGGTGCATAGCAATTTCCGGGGCAGGGAAGGGTTTCAGGAAGTAGATTTGGATAGATATTTCGGCCACATCGCCAAATGGACGGTGGAAGTAAAAGATGCAGACCGGATGCCGGAACTTGTACAGCGGGCGTTTCGCATGGCGCAGACCGGTCGTCCGGGGCCGGTAGTTATTTCATTGCCTGAGGATGTGCTCCCCAGTGAAGCCGCAATGACATTTGGTCCGCCTACGATCAAACCAAAGCCAGCACCATCACAAGAGGAGATTGATAGAGTTAAAGAATTGGTTTCGAAAGCTGAAAAGCCCCTCATCATCGCGGGAGGAGGAGTGAAAAGTGCCCAAGCGGAAGATGCACTCGTTACGTTTGCGGAATCCTATCATTTACCTGTCATTGCCGCATTTCGCAGGCATGACGTATTTCCGAATGATCATCCATTGTACGCCGGGCACCTCGGACTCGGAACCAATCCAAATATACTCGAAACTGTAGAAGAAGCGGATTTAATCATTGCCTTAGGTACCCGTTTGTCCGAGGTCACGACACAAGATTATAAGATAATCACTCCAGATAAACAGCTGATCCATATTGATATTAGTTATGACACGATTGGAAAAGTTTACAGCCCGGATATTGGTATTGCAGCGGATGTGAAAGAAGCATTAAAGGGATTTTCAGAAATGGAAATTCAGCCTCGCTGGACGGGGTGGGCCGACAAACGACACAAGGAATATGAGCGTGTCAGCCATATAGATATTTCGCATAATGACGTCATCAACAAGCATATAATGGCAATGTTGAACAACACACTGCCGGAAGATGCACTTCTTACCAATGACGCCGGTAATTTCGCAGGCTGGCTCCATGCCTATTATACATTTACGAAAAAACATACGTATGTCGGGCCAACATCCGGTGCCATGGGATATGGAATGCCGGCAGCACTCGGGGCAAAACTTGCTTTTCCGAAAAAGCCTGTGGTGGCACTCTCGGGCGACGGCGGTTTCATGATGACGGTACAAGAACTGGAGACAGCCGTTCGACATCATATTCCTGTTATATGTGTTGTGTTTAATAATCAGATGTATGGAACGATTCGCATGCATCAGGAAATACATTATCCGGAGAAAGTCATCGGTACTGACTTAGGTAATGTTTCTTTTGCCGATTTGGCGGCGAGCGTCGGCGCGGACGGACACACCGCGGACACACCTGGGGAATTTGCCCAAGTGCTAGAAACGGCGATGAAAACGGAACGGCCGACTGTCATAGAAGTTTTTACTAATAAAGAACAAATTTCCGTTTCGTCCACGATTACTCAAATACGTAATCGTGTTCAAGAATAA
- a CDS encoding aldehyde dehydrogenase family protein, which produces MAETLLEAKKLNNFIGGDWVESNDSTEVINPANGETIVQVPLSDGSTVDKAVEVAKKAQKDWAKVPAPQRAEVMLEAGNLMKQRKERLARLLTMENGKVLEEARGEVQEGIDMAFYMAGEGRRLFGHTTPAELPNKFSMSQRCPVGVVGIITPWNFPIAIATWKSFPAIVAGNAVIWKPATETPIMAYELAKIFEDAGLPKGVLNVVYGKGSAVGDAMVHHGDIRVISFTGSDVTGRNIASECGKQLKKVSLEMGGKNAVIVMDDADLDLAAEGIIWSAYGTSGQRCTAASRVIVHEDVKERLEERILAGIEKLTIGDGLDETNKVGPIINKAGLEKIQKYIQIGKEEGAKLVAGGYVLEDGDFAKGHYFAPTLFTDAKPDMRIAQEEIFGPVLSLIPVKSFEEAIEVNNGVSYGLSSSIFTTDANRVFQAQRDLDTGIVYVNAGTTGAEIHLPFGGTKGTGNGHRDSGVQALDVFTEWKAVYVDYSGKLQRAQIDTE; this is translated from the coding sequence ATGGCTGAAACATTGCTTGAAGCAAAGAAGCTGAATAATTTTATTGGTGGAGACTGGGTGGAGTCAAACGATTCAACTGAAGTGATCAACCCCGCAAACGGGGAAACGATTGTGCAGGTGCCACTATCTGATGGTAGTACAGTCGATAAAGCGGTAGAAGTTGCCAAAAAGGCACAGAAGGACTGGGCTAAGGTTCCCGCACCACAACGGGCTGAAGTCATGCTTGAAGCGGGCAATCTGATGAAGCAGCGTAAAGAACGATTGGCACGGCTTCTAACAATGGAAAACGGGAAAGTGTTGGAAGAGGCTCGCGGAGAAGTGCAGGAAGGTATTGACATGGCTTTTTACATGGCTGGAGAGGGCCGGCGGTTGTTTGGCCATACGACACCAGCAGAGCTTCCGAATAAATTTTCCATGAGTCAGCGCTGCCCTGTCGGCGTAGTTGGGATCATCACCCCGTGGAACTTCCCAATTGCCATCGCAACATGGAAGTCATTCCCGGCTATCGTTGCAGGTAACGCGGTTATTTGGAAGCCAGCGACAGAAACCCCAATTATGGCGTATGAACTGGCCAAGATTTTTGAGGATGCCGGTTTGCCTAAAGGTGTCTTGAACGTTGTGTACGGCAAAGGTTCGGCAGTCGGGGATGCGATGGTGCACCATGGAGACATCCGTGTTATTTCATTTACCGGTTCCGATGTTACCGGGCGCAATATTGCCAGTGAGTGTGGGAAGCAGCTGAAAAAAGTTTCTTTGGAAATGGGCGGAAAAAATGCGGTCATTGTTATGGATGATGCTGATTTGGACCTGGCTGCGGAAGGGATCATTTGGAGTGCGTACGGTACAAGCGGCCAACGCTGTACAGCTGCGAGCAGGGTTATCGTACATGAAGACGTGAAAGAACGCTTGGAAGAGCGGATTCTAGCTGGAATTGAGAAATTGACAATCGGTGATGGACTTGATGAAACAAATAAAGTCGGTCCGATTATTAACAAGGCCGGTCTCGAAAAAATTCAAAAATACATCCAGATCGGTAAAGAAGAAGGCGCCAAGCTAGTTGCCGGAGGATATGTACTAGAAGACGGCGATTTCGCCAAAGGGCATTATTTTGCACCGACCTTGTTCACGGATGCGAAGCCAGATATGCGCATTGCCCAGGAAGAGATTTTTGGTCCGGTTCTTTCATTGATTCCAGTGAAGAGTTTTGAGGAAGCGATTGAAGTGAACAATGGTGTTTCCTACGGGTTGTCCAGCTCTATTTTCACAACCGATGCGAATCGTGTGTTCCAGGCACAGCGCGATCTTGACACTGGTATTGTTTATGTGAATGCCGGTACAACCGGGGCGGAAATCCATCTCCCATTTGGTGGAACAAAAGGAACAGGGAATGGTCACCGTGATTCCGGTGTGCAGGCATTGGATGTGTTTACCGAATGGAAAGCTGTATACGTTGATTACAGCGGTAAACTACAGCGTGCCCAAATTGATACGGAGTAA
- a CDS encoding saccharopine dehydrogenase family protein: MKIGVLGSGLMGKEAARDLAASEGVTAVGLADIDFQRAQEVCNQLHSPKLTAYQVNAKDKQDLGSYMRQFDVIINALFYSFNEMVAETAIEVGVHSVDLGGHIGHITDKVLELKEDAQAADVTLIPDLGVAPGMINILSGYGASKLDKPEEIKLYVGGIPVHPAPPLEYNHVFSMEGVFDHYTDPALIIRDGVKQEIASLSEVERIHFEKFGPLEAFHTSGGTSTLSISYPNLKTLEYKTIRYPGHAEKFQLLVDLNLTRADYTVDINGEQVSPRDVFLKVLDPIVELGDKDDVVLLRVKVGGEKAGSPETHVFEMTTYKDRENNVTAMARATANSISVVAQMIANGTITKRGVYPPEQIVPGKTYINEMAKRGVNIYESVGEEKSHVKS; encoded by the coding sequence ATGAAAATAGGTGTTCTAGGTTCAGGACTAATGGGGAAAGAAGCAGCAAGAGACTTAGCTGCAAGTGAAGGTGTTACGGCAGTGGGGCTTGCCGATATTGATTTCCAACGTGCACAGGAAGTTTGCAATCAGTTGCATTCACCTAAGTTGACAGCCTATCAGGTGAATGCCAAGGATAAACAGGACCTCGGCAGCTATATGCGACAGTTTGATGTCATTATCAACGCACTATTTTATTCTTTTAATGAAATGGTAGCAGAGACGGCGATTGAGGTTGGTGTTCATTCCGTCGATCTGGGTGGTCATATTGGTCATATTACCGATAAGGTGCTGGAACTGAAAGAAGACGCGCAGGCTGCGGATGTTACACTTATTCCTGATTTGGGTGTTGCCCCAGGTATGATCAACATTTTATCCGGCTATGGTGCAAGTAAATTAGATAAACCGGAAGAAATTAAACTGTACGTTGGCGGCATTCCTGTCCATCCAGCGCCACCGCTTGAATACAATCACGTTTTCTCGATGGAAGGTGTTTTTGATCACTATACAGACCCGGCGCTAATTATCCGTGACGGGGTGAAGCAGGAAATCGCTTCATTGAGTGAAGTGGAGCGCATCCATTTTGAAAAATTCGGTCCACTCGAGGCATTCCATACATCTGGTGGGACATCCACGCTATCTATATCCTATCCCAATTTAAAAACACTTGAATATAAAACAATTCGCTATCCGGGGCATGCGGAGAAGTTTCAACTGCTTGTTGACTTGAATTTGACACGAGCTGATTATACAGTTGATATAAATGGTGAACAGGTCAGTCCACGTGACGTGTTCTTGAAAGTGCTAGATCCTATTGTAGAACTGGGTGACAAAGACGACGTTGTTCTGTTGCGAGTAAAAGTTGGTGGTGAAAAAGCCGGGAGCCCGGAAACTCATGTATTTGAAATGACTACTTATAAAGATAGAGAAAACAATGTCACAGCAATGGCGCGGGCGACAGCTAACTCTATCTCGGTGGTGGCACAGATGATTGCAAATGGTACCATTACCAAACGGGGGGTTTATCCGCCTGAGCAGATTGTTCCGGGGAAGACGTACATTAATGAAATGGCCAAACGTGGTGTGAATATTTACGAATCAGTCGGTGAGGAAAAATCGCACGTTAAAAGCTGA